A genomic stretch from Arachis stenosperma cultivar V10309 chromosome 3, arast.V10309.gnm1.PFL2, whole genome shotgun sequence includes:
- the LOC130968894 gene encoding protein VAC14 homolog isoform X1, protein MAEVIPAAVLRNLADKLYEKRKNAALDVEGIVKQLAAAGEHEKITAVINLLTTEFTYSPQANHRKGGLIGLAAATVGLTSDAAQHLEQIVPPVLNSFSDQDSRVRYYACEALYNIAKVVRGDFIVFFNQIFDALCKLSADSDANVQSAAHLLDRLVKDIVTESDQFSIEEFIPLLRERMNVLNPYVRQFLVGWITVLDSVPDIDMLGFLPDFLDGLFNMLSDSSHEIRQQADSALSEFLQEIKNSPSVDYGRMAEILVQRAGSPDEFTRLTAITWINEFVKLGGDQLVPYYADILGAILPCISDKEEKIRVVARETNEELRAIKADPAEAFDVGAILSIARSQLSSEWEATRIEALHWISTLLNRHRTEVLQYLGDIFGTLLTALSDPSDEVVLLVLDVHAAIAKDPQHFRQIVVFLVDKFRIDNSLLEKRGALIIRRLCVLLNAERVYRELSTILEGEPDLDFASIMVQALNFILLTSLELSEIRDLLKQSLVNPAGKDLYVSLYASWCHSPMAIISLCLLSQTYQHASTVIQSLVEEDINVKFLVQLDKLIQLLETPIFAYLRLQLLEPGRHIWLFKALYGLLMLLPQQSAAFKILKTRLKAVPSYSFNGEQLKRTPSGNPYQFLHQMPGGSQITEDGDITMDGGNSHNGINFAARLQQFQQVQHLHRLHSKAQVQSRKNSTSLSKNMVEAQKQEEPRRPQLSEINVPTSRSSSKRSPQV, encoded by the exons ATGGCAGAGGTGATTCCGGCAGCCGTGCTCCGCAACCTTGCTGACAAGCTGTACGAGAAGCGCAAGAACGCTGCACTTGAT GTTGAGGGCATAGTGAAGCAGCTTGCTGCTGCTGGGGAGCATGAAAAAATAACGGCTGTGATCAATTTGTTGACAACGGAATTCACTTATTCTCCACAAGCCAATCACCGGAAG GGAGGATTAATAGGATTGGCTGCTGCAACTGTTGGGTTGACTTCCGATGCAGCTCAGCATCTTGAG CAAATTGTGCCCCCTGTTTTGAATTCCTTCTCTGACCAAGATAGCAGAGTTCGTTATTATGCTTGCGAAGCACTATATAACATAGCTAAG GTTGTGAGAGGGGATTTTATTGTATTCTTCAACCAGATCTTTGATGCCTTATGCAAGCTTTCTGCAGACTCGGATGCCAATGTACAAAGTGCTGCTCATCTCTTAGATCGACTGGTGAAG GATATTGTGACCGAGAGCGATCAGTTCAG TATTGAAGAATTCATACCACTGTTGAGGGAGCGCATGAATGTATTGAATCCATATGTGCGCCAGTTTTTGGTAGGATGGATTACTGTACTGGATAGCGTCCCAGATATTGATATGCTGGGTTTTCTTCCTGATTTTCTTGATG GCTTGTTTAATATGTTGAGTGACTCAAGTCATGAAATACGTCAACAAGCTGATTCCGCTCTTTCAGAGTTTCTTCAAGAGATTAAGAACTCCCCA TCTGTAGATTATGGTCGAATGGCTGAAATCCTGGTACAAAGGGCAGGTTCTCCAGATGAATTTACCAGGCTAACAGCTATCACATGG ATAAATGAGTTTGTCAAACTTGGTGGAGACCAGCTTGTTCCGTATTATGCTGACATTCTTGGAGCCATTTTGCCTTGCATATCAGAtaaagaagagaaaattcgagTG GTTGCTCGTGAAACCAATGAAGAGCTACGTGCCATCAAGGCTGATCCAGCTGAAGCATTTGATGTGGGAGCGATACTCTCCATTGCTAGGAG CCAATTGTCAAGTGAATGGGAAGCTACTCGCATTGAAGCTTTGCACTGGATATCAACCCTTTTGAACAGACATCGCACTGAG GTTTTACAGTATCTGGGTGACATATTTGGTACCCTACTGACAGCACTTTCAGACCCATCTGATGAG gTTGTACTACTAGTTCTCGATGTTCATGCAGCTATTGCAAAAGATCCTCAGCACTTCCGGCAGATTGTTGTTTTCCTGGTGGACAAATTTCGGATAGACAATTCTCTTTTGGAGAA ACGAGGTGCTTTGATAATTCGCCGACTTTGTGTTCTCTTGAATGCTGAGAGAGTCTATCGTGAACTTTCTACAATACTAGAAGGGGAACCTGATTTGGATTTTGCATCAATTATGGTTCAG gctctgaattttattttacttacaTCATTGGAACTATCTGAGATCCGAGATCTTTTGAAGCAATCACTGGTAAATCCTGCTGGGAAGGATCTATATGTTTCTTTGTATGCCTCATGGTGCCATTCTCCAATGGCAATTATAAGTCTTTGCTTATTATCTCAG ACTTACCAACATGCTAGCACTGTGATTCAATCTCTCGTTGAAGAAGACATTAATGTCAAATTTTTAGTCCAGCTGGATAAATTGATTCAGTTGCTGGAAACTCCAATATTTGCTTATCTTAGATTGCAG CTTCTTGAACCTGGAAGACATATATGGTTGTTTAAAGCATTGTATGGTCTTCTAATGTTGCTTCCTCAG CAAAGTGCCGCCTTTAAGATACTGAAAACTCGTTTAAAAGCCGTGCCTTCGTATTCTTTCAATGGCGAGCAACTAAAGAGAACACCCTCAGGGAATCCCTACCAGTTTCTTCATCAAATGCCGGGTGGGTCTCAAATCACCGAGGATGGCGACATAACCATGGATGGTGGAAACTCACATAACGGGATAAATTTTGCTGCAAGACTACAACAGTTTCAGCAAGTGCAGCACCTGCATCGTCTACATTCAAAAGCACAGGTGCAGTCACGCAAGAATTCGACCTCATTATCAAAG AATATGGTTGAAGCACAGAAACAAGAGGAACCAAGGAGACCGCAGTTGAGTGAAATTAATGTTCCAACTTCAAGATCATCATCAAAGAGAAGCCCCCAAGTGTAG
- the LOC130970498 gene encoding uncharacterized protein LOC130970498 — protein sequence MFFDGYGYHGTSFEQTYRCYPASFIEKPQLESGDKIIMPPSALDRLASLHIDYPMLFELRNDAAERVSHCGVLEFIAEEGMIYMPYWMMENMLLQEGSIVRVKNVTLPKGTYVKLQPHTKDFLDISNPKAILETTLRNFSCLTTGDSIMVAYNNKKYYIDIIETKPANAISIIETDCEVDFAPPLDYKEPEKPSLPASSGKAAAAVEETPAETEPKFNPFSGAGRRLDGKPLNYQPPPVSSSGSKDKKPDAPNVNSHSSAASSSQSNARQAQGKLVFGSNANRTKDTGKAKQSKEEPPKEKEENKFQPFTGKKYSLRG from the exons ATG TTttttgatggatatggatatCATGGGACATCATTTGAGCAGACTTACCGATGTTACCCTGCTTCGTTTATTGAGAAG CCCCAACTCGAAAGTGGTGATAAAA TTATAATGCCTCCATCAGCACTTGATCGTCTAG CATCACTGCATATTGATTATCCAATGTTGTTTGAACTTCGGAATGATGCTGCTGAGCGGGTTTCTCACTGTGGAGTTTTGGAGTTCATAGCAGAAGAAGGCATGATATACATGCCATATTGG ATGATGGAGAACATGCTTCTACAAGAGGGGAGCATTGTAAGAGTGAAAAATGTGACCCTACCGAAGGGGACATATGTTAAGTTACAACCTCACACAAAGGATTTCTTGGATATTTCTAATCCTAAAGCTAT ATTAGAAACAACATTGAGGAATTTTTCCTGCTTGACCACCGGAGATAGCATTATGGTTGCTTACAACAACAAGAAGTATTACATAGATATTATAGAAACAAAGCCTGCCAATGCTATAAGCATCATTGAGACTGACTGTGAGGTGGACTTTGCTCCTCCTCTAGATTATAAGGAACCTGAAAAGCCCTCTCTACCAGCTTCTTCTGGCAAGGCAGCAGCCGCTG TTGAAGAGACCCCTGCTGAGACTGAGCCCAAGTTTAACCCATTTTCTGGGGCTGGGAGACGCTTGGATGGAAAGCCATTGAACTATCAGCCTCCTCCGGTTTCTTCTTCGGGTTCTAAGGACAAGAAACCTGATGCCCCAAATGTTAATTCACACTCGTCTGCAGCGTCTAGTTCACAAAGTAATGCTCGTCAAGCTCAGGGCAAGCTTGTGTTTGGGTCAAATGCAAACCGTACTAAAGATACGGGAAAA GCAAAACAGTCAAAAGAAGAGCCACctaaagagaaagaagaaaataaatttcaGCCTTTCACTGGAAAGAAGTATTCTTTACGGggttaa
- the LOC130968895 gene encoding ankyrin repeat-containing protein At2g01680, whose amino-acid sequence MMESSKALRFITHQSLFSTVRSGDLDELKKLVEQLRKEESCSCASDASSSSISDVMSLQNDAGETALYIAADNNLKDVFSFLLKLCDFEIVKIRSKSDMNAFHVAAKRGHLDIVREFLSTWPELCKLCDSSNTSPLYAAAVHDHLDVVNAILDVDASSMMIVRKNGKTSLHNAARYGMVRIVKVLIARDPAIVSIKDKKGQTALHMAVKGQCSVVVEEILQADPTILNERDKKGNTALHMATRKGREQIVALLLCYTAMEVNAINKQQETALDLADKLPYGDPSLVIKEALAEYGAKHARNVGKIDEAMELKRTVSDIKHEVQSQLIQNETTRRRVSGIAKELKKLHREAVQNTINSVTVVAVLFASIAFLAIFNLPGQYITGGSNAGKANIANRLGFKVFCLLNSTSLFISLAVVVVQITLVAWDTRAQRQVVSVVNKLMWAACACTCGAFLAIAFEVVGEHTWMALTITILGVPILVGTLASLCYFVFRQHFGVFRSDSQRRIKRASGSKSFSWSYSANISDLDEYNSDIEKIYAL is encoded by the exons ATGATGGAGTCTTCGAAGGCTCTGCGGTTTATAACACACCAATCGTTGTTTTCGACCGTTCGATCTGGAGACCTTGATGAGCTGAAGAAGCTGGTGGAGCAGCTGAGAAAGGAAGAGTCTTGTTCTTGTGCTTCAGATGCATCATCTTCATCGATTTCTGACGTGATGTCCCTTCAGAACGATGCTGGAGAAACCGCTCTTTACATCGCCGCAGACAATAATCTGAAGGACGTGTTCAGCTTCTTGCTCAAACTCTGTGACTTCGAGATAGTGAAGATCAGGTCCAAGTCTGACATGAACGCCTTTCATGTTGCAGCCAAGCGTGGTCATCTTG ATATTGTGAGGGAGTTTTTGAGTACTTGGCCAGAGCTTTGTAAGTTATGTGACTCATCAAACACCAGCCCGCTATATGCGGCTGCTGTTCATGATCATCTGGATGTGGTCAATGCTATCTTGGATGTGGACGCCAGTTCCATGATGATAGTTAGGAAAAATGGGAAAACTTCCCTGCACAATGCTGCTAGGTATGGTATGGTTCGAATTGTGAAAGTTCTTATTGCCCGGGATCCAGCAATAGTCTCCATCAAAGATAAAAAAGGTCAAACTGCACTTCACATGGCTGTCAAGGGACAGTGTAGTGTAGTGGTGGAGGAGATATTACAAGCTGATCCAACTATACTGAACGAACGGGACAAGAAAGGCAATACAGCTCTTCACATGGCTACGAGGAAAGGCCGTGAGCAG ATTGTGGCCCTTTTGCTATGCTATACCGCCATGGAAGTTAACGCCATCAATAAGCAGCAGGAAACAGCTTTGGATTTGGCAGATAAACTGCCGTATGGAGATCCGTCTTTGGTAATTAAGGAAGCCCTTGCAGAGTATGGTGCCAAGCATGCCAGGAATGTCGGAAAAATAGATGAAGCCATGGAACTCAAAAGAACTGTCAGTGACATAAAACATGAGGTGCAGTCACAACTTATACAAAATGAAACTACTCGTAGACGAGTTTCTGGAATTGCCAAGGAACTGAAGAAACTTCATAGGGAAGCAGTTCAGAACACCATTAATTCTGTCACAGTCGTAGCTGTCCTTTTTGCCTCAATAGCATTCCTGGCCATATTCAATTTGCCTGGTCAGTATATAACAGGAGGATCAAATGCAGGGAAGGCCAATATTGCCAATCGTCTTGGCTTCAAAGTTTTCTGCCTTCTGAATTCTACATCTCTCTTCATCTCACTTGCAGTCGTCGTAGTTCAAATCACTTTAGTAGCATGGGACACAAGGGCTCAAAGGCAGGTTGTATCAGTGGTTAACAAGCTAATGTGGGCTGCATGTGCTTGCACATGTGGTGCTTTTCTTGCAATAGCTTTTGAGGTTGTTGGAGAACACACATGGATGGCCTTGACCATCACCATTTTGGGAGTACCAATTCTAGTTGGAACACTAGCAAGCTTGTGCTACTTTGTTTTTCGACAACATTTTGGTGTTTTCCGCAGCGATTCACAGAGGCGAATCAAGAGAGCTAGCGGAAGCAAATCTTTTTCATGGTCGTACTCTGCAAATATATCAGACTTGGACGAATATAATTCCGACATTGAAAAGATCTATGCTCTGTGA
- the LOC130968894 gene encoding protein VAC14 homolog isoform X2, producing the protein MAEVIPAAVLRNLADKLYEKRKNAALDVEGIVKQLAAAGEHEKITAVINLLTTEFTYSPQANHRKGGLIGLAAATVGLTSDAAQHLEQIVPPVLNSFSDQDSRVRYYACEALYNIAKVVRGDFIVFFNQIFDALCKLSADSDANVQSAAHLLDRLVKDIVTESDQFSIEEFIPLLRERMNVLNPYVRQFLVGWITVLDSVPDIDMLGFLPDFLDGLFNMLSDSSHEIRQQADSALSEFLQEIKNSPSVDYGRMAEILVQRAGSPDEFTRLTAITWINEFVKLGGDQLVPYYADILGAILPCISDKEEKIRVVARETNEELRAIKADPAEAFDVGAILSIARSQLSSEWEATRIEALHWISTLLNRHRTEVLQYLGDIFGTLLTALSDPSDEVVLLVLDVHAAIAKDPQHFRQIVVFLVDKFRIDNSLLEKRGALIIRRLCVLLNAERVYRELSTILEGEPDLDFASIMVQALNFILLTSLELSEIRDLLKQSLVNPAGKDLYVSLYASWCHSPMAIISLCLLSQLLEPGRHIWLFKALYGLLMLLPQQSAAFKILKTRLKAVPSYSFNGEQLKRTPSGNPYQFLHQMPGGSQITEDGDITMDGGNSHNGINFAARLQQFQQVQHLHRLHSKAQVQSRKNSTSLSKNMVEAQKQEEPRRPQLSEINVPTSRSSSKRSPQV; encoded by the exons ATGGCAGAGGTGATTCCGGCAGCCGTGCTCCGCAACCTTGCTGACAAGCTGTACGAGAAGCGCAAGAACGCTGCACTTGAT GTTGAGGGCATAGTGAAGCAGCTTGCTGCTGCTGGGGAGCATGAAAAAATAACGGCTGTGATCAATTTGTTGACAACGGAATTCACTTATTCTCCACAAGCCAATCACCGGAAG GGAGGATTAATAGGATTGGCTGCTGCAACTGTTGGGTTGACTTCCGATGCAGCTCAGCATCTTGAG CAAATTGTGCCCCCTGTTTTGAATTCCTTCTCTGACCAAGATAGCAGAGTTCGTTATTATGCTTGCGAAGCACTATATAACATAGCTAAG GTTGTGAGAGGGGATTTTATTGTATTCTTCAACCAGATCTTTGATGCCTTATGCAAGCTTTCTGCAGACTCGGATGCCAATGTACAAAGTGCTGCTCATCTCTTAGATCGACTGGTGAAG GATATTGTGACCGAGAGCGATCAGTTCAG TATTGAAGAATTCATACCACTGTTGAGGGAGCGCATGAATGTATTGAATCCATATGTGCGCCAGTTTTTGGTAGGATGGATTACTGTACTGGATAGCGTCCCAGATATTGATATGCTGGGTTTTCTTCCTGATTTTCTTGATG GCTTGTTTAATATGTTGAGTGACTCAAGTCATGAAATACGTCAACAAGCTGATTCCGCTCTTTCAGAGTTTCTTCAAGAGATTAAGAACTCCCCA TCTGTAGATTATGGTCGAATGGCTGAAATCCTGGTACAAAGGGCAGGTTCTCCAGATGAATTTACCAGGCTAACAGCTATCACATGG ATAAATGAGTTTGTCAAACTTGGTGGAGACCAGCTTGTTCCGTATTATGCTGACATTCTTGGAGCCATTTTGCCTTGCATATCAGAtaaagaagagaaaattcgagTG GTTGCTCGTGAAACCAATGAAGAGCTACGTGCCATCAAGGCTGATCCAGCTGAAGCATTTGATGTGGGAGCGATACTCTCCATTGCTAGGAG CCAATTGTCAAGTGAATGGGAAGCTACTCGCATTGAAGCTTTGCACTGGATATCAACCCTTTTGAACAGACATCGCACTGAG GTTTTACAGTATCTGGGTGACATATTTGGTACCCTACTGACAGCACTTTCAGACCCATCTGATGAG gTTGTACTACTAGTTCTCGATGTTCATGCAGCTATTGCAAAAGATCCTCAGCACTTCCGGCAGATTGTTGTTTTCCTGGTGGACAAATTTCGGATAGACAATTCTCTTTTGGAGAA ACGAGGTGCTTTGATAATTCGCCGACTTTGTGTTCTCTTGAATGCTGAGAGAGTCTATCGTGAACTTTCTACAATACTAGAAGGGGAACCTGATTTGGATTTTGCATCAATTATGGTTCAG gctctgaattttattttacttacaTCATTGGAACTATCTGAGATCCGAGATCTTTTGAAGCAATCACTGGTAAATCCTGCTGGGAAGGATCTATATGTTTCTTTGTATGCCTCATGGTGCCATTCTCCAATGGCAATTATAAGTCTTTGCTTATTATCTCAG CTTCTTGAACCTGGAAGACATATATGGTTGTTTAAAGCATTGTATGGTCTTCTAATGTTGCTTCCTCAG CAAAGTGCCGCCTTTAAGATACTGAAAACTCGTTTAAAAGCCGTGCCTTCGTATTCTTTCAATGGCGAGCAACTAAAGAGAACACCCTCAGGGAATCCCTACCAGTTTCTTCATCAAATGCCGGGTGGGTCTCAAATCACCGAGGATGGCGACATAACCATGGATGGTGGAAACTCACATAACGGGATAAATTTTGCTGCAAGACTACAACAGTTTCAGCAAGTGCAGCACCTGCATCGTCTACATTCAAAAGCACAGGTGCAGTCACGCAAGAATTCGACCTCATTATCAAAG AATATGGTTGAAGCACAGAAACAAGAGGAACCAAGGAGACCGCAGTTGAGTGAAATTAATGTTCCAACTTCAAGATCATCATCAAAGAGAAGCCCCCAAGTGTAG